A genomic window from Coccinella septempunctata chromosome 9, icCocSept1.1, whole genome shotgun sequence includes:
- the LOC123320580 gene encoding uncharacterized protein LOC123320580: MPPLSVSPSFLLTTPAVIRPVQADPIPLSPSLAARGWRLSYPRPNRRGTEPVTTSFFRQAQSGECGSHLGEKQPLTTAGDMELGWKEPKDSVQRTAHPLGPLEKRTTNLRFQPDYCRRRLIAGNVKDI; encoded by the exons ATGCCACCACTGTCTGTATCTCCATCTTTCCTGCTGACAACCCCGGCCGTCATAAGGCCTGTCCAAGCCGATCCCATACCGTTGTCCCCGAGTTTGGCTGCTCG AGGGTGGCGGCTCTCTTACCCACGGCCGAACCGAAGAGGCACCGAGCCCGTCACCACTTCCTTTTTCCGTCAGGCACAGTCAGGCGAATGTGGGTCCCACCTAGGGGAAAAACAACC ATTGACCACCGCTGGCGATATGGAGTTGGGATGGAAAGAACCGAAGGACTCCGTCCAAAGGACTGCACATCCGTTAGGACCCTTAGAAAAACGCACCACGAACCTGAGGTTTCAGCCCGACTATTGTCGCCGTCGGCTAATTGCCGGAAACGTAAAGGATATCTAG
- the LOC123320581 gene encoding sperm motility kinase 2B-like, translated as MTTYHRQYKVGRKLAERGCDRVFQARRRGREETVSVKMVPFNVDAIREVQLLDDITHPNVVRLTEALVSPPPRHIHGPRATVPGFYRILRQVAEGIAACHQEHIVHRDLKPENVLHRDGRYVVANLELACELQPGQGLLTDLVCTSLYWAPEQHRGDPYGEGVGLWALGLVARYVATGLIPQPKDRYSGAELASLSSPVRWFIEGLLIIDPILRRPAGQWDGARH; from the exons ATGACAACTTACCACCGTCAGTACAAGGTTGGCCGGAAGCTGGCGGAAAGGGGGTGTGACCGGGTTTTTCAGGCTCGGCGGAGGGGCCGGGAAGAAACCGTCTCAGTGAAGATGGTGCCCTTCAACGTGGATGCGATCAGGGAGGTACAGCTCCTGGATGACATCACTCACCCAAACGTGGTGAGACTGACCGAGGCCTTGGTGTCCCCCCCCCCCAGACACATACATG GACCGAGGGCGACGGTACCGGGGTTCTACCGTATATTGCGTCAGGTGGCGGAGGGGATAGCCGCCTGTCATCAGGAGCACATCGTCCACCGTGATCTGAAACCGGAAAATGTGCTCCACCGGGACGGCCGATACGTGGTGGCTAATCTGGAACTGGCCTGTGAGCTGCAACCGGGACAGGGTCTCCTAACCGATCTGGTTTGCACCAGCTTATACTGGGCCCCAGAACAACACCGGGGAGACCCGTATGGAGAAGGGGTGGGCCTTTGGGCACTCGGGTTGGTGGCACGATATGTCGCCACCGGTCTGATCCCACAACCAAAAGACCGATACTCCGGTGCGGAGCTGGCAAGCTTAAGCTCCCCTGTCCGGTGGTTCATCGAGGGATTGCTCATAATCGATCCGATCCTTCGGCGACCCGCGGGGCAATGGGATGGGGCGCGGCACTGA